From Triticum urartu cultivar G1812 chromosome 2, Tu2.1, whole genome shotgun sequence, a single genomic window includes:
- the LOC125533737 gene encoding annexin-like protein RJ4: MTTITVPQVVPSPVEDAEALMKAFQGWGTDEQAVIYILAHRDAAQRKLIRQAYEEKYNELLTDRLQSELSGDLQTAMGYWVLDPTERQAVIANAATKCIDEEYPVIVEIACANSPAELLEVKQAYHAIYKRSLEEDVAAGATGNLRNLLVALVSTYRYDGDEVNGGLARSEAKIIQADVKNGVTADHGELIRVLGTRSRAQLGATFNCFRDEHGTTVTKALLHGSDPTGYARVLRTAARCIADTDKYFAKVLRNAMHKSGTDEESLLRVVVMHAEKDLRAIKDEFHRRASVALEQAIAKETSGDFKTFIMALVGTSQ; the protein is encoded by the exons ATGACCACGATCACAGTTCCTCAAGTTGTCCCTTCTCCGGTTGAAGATGCTGAGGCGCTCATGAAGGCCTTCCAAG GATGGGGCACCGACGAGCAGGCAGTGATCTACATACTAGCTCACCGGGACGCGGCCCAGAGGAAGCTGATCCGGCAGGCGTACGAAGAGAAGTACAACGAGCTCCTCACCGACCGGCTCCAGTCTGAACTTTCCGGCGATCTTCAG ACAGCGATGGGCTACTGGGTACTCGACCCCACGGAGAGGCAGGCCGTGATCGCCAACGCCGCCACGAAGTGCATCGACGAGGAGTACCCCGTGATCGTGGAGATCGCGTGCGCCAACTCGCCCGCCGAGCTCCTGGAAGTGAAGCAGGCCTACCACGCCATCTACAAGCGCTCGCTGGAGGAAGACGTCGCCGCTGGTGCCACGGGAAACCTCCGTAAC CTCTTGGTCGCCCTGGTGAGCACCTACAGGTACGACGGCGACGAGGTGAACGGCGGGCTGGCGAGATCGGAGGCGAAGATCATTCAAGCGGACGTGAAGAACGGCGTCACGGCGGACCACGGGGAGCTCATTAGGGTCCTGGGCACCAGGAGCAGAGCCCAGCTCGGCGCCACGTTCAACTGCTTCAGAGATGAGCACGGCACCACCGTCACCAAG GCCCTGCTGCATGGGTCCGATCCGACGGGCTACGCGCGCGTGCTGCGGACCGCGGCGAGGTGCATCGCCGACACGGACAAGTACTTCGCCAAGGTCCTGAGGAACGCGATGCACAAGTCGGGGACCGACGAGGAGAGCCTGCTCCGGGTGGTGGTGATGCACGCGGAGAAGGACCTCAGGGCCATCAAAGACGAGTTCCACAGGAGGGCGTCGGTTGCCTTGGAGCAAGCCATCGCCAAGGAAACCTCCGGTGACTTCAAGACCTTCATCATGGCTCTTGTTGGGACTAGCCAATAA
- the LOC125539074 gene encoding treacle protein-like — protein MGLCLSKKQQQQRRQEQQPRSAAKKSGKDAGPLVPEVKKAPTTAKPAPSRKATVPRAEEPAADKRTVFVVKAAAAAAAAEVASGGESDGVKRAPPAPTAPVEEAAKPAVVSRVPVRTSSCTKEEVDAILIQCGRLSRSSSASGKAAASGESGGGHRRYSGSKRSYDFDRERRAGGVDDECDWDRLGGGAAASRPSPRRRTPDRKRSASHESRSGAGSGSRRVSRSPGRRGEGAPAAASSVGIERFARQPGKLVSVPAREKGRAPSPVKAAPAGKRYASPTLRSNSPARVAAVANENAGVPPTHGPSLSRSSSRKADNSPYRRNPMSELDENALANNHHTTNNGKPQNKKPIESVAAVSQRLGERCQITKDKAEIMEEAVASDTKAPSARMNATHTVSIVAESVVNNTRAGPGCRSSRRSSRDFDHSGSSFAFMEDAVAPDTRAPSSKINATHSVNIVAESVASTKAGPVGRSSRRSSRDFDHAFLNEAMASETKAPSSRMNATHTVSIVAESVANPKAGPAGRSSRRSSRDFDHNGNSYASLLLEDIQSYHQQNASDTAAAAPAFSLPACVSKACSILEAVADLNSSPSENRSFELDRSADDKGSANVSCYSAGKAAAAGTHVVESEVVVKDDLMEPSLHKYVSVRDIRGEAEPQESAGSNSFAGNPWTCSWEPNSVDSTDRTWTASQSNSDDAEQRSGGTVGTLEQSWQSKQESGVRPRLGSAGSAQLGHGAQRGGGGGGVARSDARTASANSSSA, from the exons ATGGGTCTCTGCCTCAgcaagaagcagcagcagcagcggcggcaaGAGCAGCAGCCGCGCAGTGCGGCCAAGAAGAGCGGCAAGGACGCCGGCCCGCTAGTGCCGGAGGTGAAGAAGGCGCCGACGACGGCCAAGCCGGCGCCGTCCAGGAAGGCGACTGTGCCTAGGGCGGAGGAGCCGGCGGCGGACAAGCGGACGGTGTTCGTGGTcaaggctgccgccgccgccgcggctgCCGAGGTGGCGAGCGGCGGGGAGAGCGACGGGGTGAAGAGGGCGCCCCCAGCTCCGACCGCGCCGGTCGAGGAGGCAGCGAAGCCGGCGGTTGTTAGCAGGGTGCCGGTGCGTACCTCGAGCTGCACCAAGGAGGAGGTGGACGCGATTCTGATCCAGTGCGGCCGGCTCAGCCGCAGctcgtcggcgtcggggaagGCGGCTGCGTCGGGCGAGAGCGGCGGGGGCCACCGCAGGTACTCTGGATCCAAGAGGAGCTACGACTTCGACCGGGAGAGGAGGGCTGGGGGCGTCGACGACGAGTGCGACTGGGACAGGCTGGGCGGCGGCGCCGCCGCGTCGAGGCCCTCGCCGCGCCGGAGGACGCCGGACCGTAAGCGGTCGGCGAGCCACGAGAGCCGAAGCGGTGCCGGGAGCGGGAGCAGGAGGGTGAGCCGCTCGCCGGGACGGCGCGGCGAGGGCGCACCCGCGGCGGCGAGCTCCGTGGGCATCGAGCGGTTCGCGCGGCAGCCCGGGAAGTTGGTGTCGGTCCCGGCCCGAGAAAAAGGGCGCGCGCCGTCGCCGGTGAAGGCTGCACCGGCAGGGAAGAGGTATGCGTCGCCAACCCTGAGGTCCAACTCCCCCGCAAGGGTGGCGGCCGTCGCGAATGAGAACGCCGGGGTGCCGCCGACGCACGGGCCGTCGCTGAGCCGAAGCTCGTCGAGGAAGGCCGATAACTCGCCGTACCGTCGCAACCCCATGTCGGAGCTCGACGAGAACGCACTGGCCAACAACCACCACACCACCAACAACGGCAAGCCCCAAAACAAG AAACCCATCGAGAGTGTCGCTGCCGTTTCACAGAGGTTAGGGGAGCGCTGCCAGATCACGAAGGACAAGGCGGAGATCATGGAGGAGGCCGTGGCGTCGGACACCAAGGCACCGTCCGCGAGGATGAACGCGACGCACACGGTGAGCATTGTGGCCGAGAGCGTCGTCAACAACACGAGGGCGGGGCCTGGGTGCCGGTCGTCCCGGCGGTCCTCGCGGGACTTCGACCACAGCGGCAGTTCTTTCGCCTTCATGGAGGATGCCGTTGCGCCAGACACCAGAGCGCCGTCTTCCAAGATCAACGCGACGCACTCGGTGAACATTGTGGCCGAGAGCGTCGCGAGCACAAAGGCGGGGCCGGTGGGCCGGTCGTCGAGGAGGTCGTCCCGAGACTTCGACCACGCCTTCCTGAATGAGGCCATGGCGTCGGAGACAAAAGCACCGTCGTCCAGGATGAACGCGACGCACACGGTGAGCATCGTGGCCGAGAGCGTCGCCAACCCGAAGGCCGGGCCGGCAGGCCGGTCGTCCAGGCGGTCATCCCGCGACTTCGACCACAACGGCAACTCCTATGCCTCCCTGCTCCTCGAGGACATCCAGAGCTACCACCAGCAGAACGCCAGCGACACggccgcggcggcgccggcgTTCTCGCTCCCGGCGTGCGTGTCCAAAGCCTGCTCCATCCTTGAAGCGGTCGCGGACCTCAACTCCTCGCCATCGGAGAACAGGAGCTTTGAGCTCGACCGGTCGGCCGACGACAAGGGGTCGGCCAACGTGAGCTGCTACAGCGccgggaaggcggcggcggcgggcacgCACGTCGTCGAGTCCGAGGTCGTTGTCAAGGACGACCTCATGGAGCCGAGCCTGCACAAGTACGTGTCCGTGCGGGACATCCGCGGCGAGGCCGAGCCGCAGGAGTCCGCCGGGAGCAACAGCTTCGCCGGCAACCCGTGGACGTGCTCGTGGGAGCCCAATTCCGTCGACTCCACCGACCGGACGTGGACGGCCTCGCAGTCCAACAGCGACGATGCCGAGCAGCGCAGCGGCGGCACGGTCGGCACACTTGAACAGTCTTGGCAGAGCAAGCAGGAGTCCGGTGTCCGTCCGCGGTTGGGCTCTGCCGGCAGTGCTCAGCTCGGGCACGGTGCTcaacggggcggcggcggcggcggcg